The nucleotide window ATTCCGGGTAGGTTTTTATTTATGATAAGATATTTCGCATTCGTTTGTCGAGAACAAAACTCCCGAATAAGATTTCCTGAATCGTCTTCGGAATGGTCATTTCCAAACCATATTTCAAAGTTATGGGTAGGGGGAATGAGTTCCCGAAGGGACTGAAATAATACCGGTAAATTTTCAGATTCATTTCTAACGGCAATTAAGATTGCTACTTTTTGTGAAATAGAAAGCTGCTCAGAATGATTATTGGGAGAGGCTTTCTGAAGCCCAAAAAGGATGCTCAGAATAACCCCAAAAAGGATTATTAAAAACGATAATAAAATTAACATCACAATTTTCTATTATGTAAATAGCTTATTAATAGTATCTTAAATCTATTCTTAGTAAAATACAGTATTAAGCAAAAGTACTGCTTAAAAATCTACATAACGGTAAAACAAGCGGAATTACCAATAAAGCATCTGCAAGCTGTGTTTCAGGAAAAAGTGAGTGTAAAACAGGTTTTTGGTGAAGCCCGTAAAATCCCAAGCAAATAAAGACACAACAGATTGATGGCCAAAAACTTACTGATGATAACAATAGCCAAAATAATCCGGTTATTCCAATCAGGTATTTTAAAATCACCTTAGTGTCAATATCTTTTTCAAATCCATGCTGAATATCATAGTTGATTTGGGTATTGGCACAGATTAATACATTGATTAAGGCAATTAAGACATACCCTATCATGGGAAATGCCCATTTTTTGAAGTCTATTTTTTGTCCCTGAGTATGTAAAAACATAGCCATCGTTCCCCAAAGCCCTAAAACGTATCCCATAGAAATTCCTACGGCTTTAAGCCAAAAGCTAATGGCTATTTTCCGTAAAAAAATGTATCTGATAAAATACCAAACGGCAATGGCAGCAACTCCGGCTATTCCCACCAAAAACACCTGCTTGGGTAGATAGAATATACAAAATACTAATATTCCGGCTACGATACTTATCCATAACAACATGATAGTTGGGTATTCTTTAAAAATTCTATGCCGGAAGGACAAAGTTTGCGGGTCTTTGGCACGACGAGCATCAGCCCAATGGTCAATGCTATAGATAAGTTCTGTTGAAGCTGCTGCTGCTATCCAAAAGTAAATAGGGAAAGATACTGAAAACCAATAAGAAACAAAAGTAATGGTAGCCAACACAGAGCATATTACCCAGCCATTAATTCCGCTCCAGAAGTAGGCAATATGTTTCATGATTTTAAGGTTGCCATGGTTGTATTTTTTTAAAACCGTACACCTATTAAGGCTACGTCATCTACTTGATTGTTATCTCCTTTCCATTCTTCAAAGGCTTTTTCAAAAAGTCTATTTTGTTCGGCTATACTTTTATGTTGGTTTCTGATAATAATTTCTCGAAACCGTTTTGAGGTCAGTTTTTTATTTCGTGGTCCACCGAATTGGTCCACATAGCCGTCAGAGAATAGATACATACAATCTCCTTTTTCGATATTAAGCAGATGCTGTTCAAAAGTACGTATTCCTTCTGATTCTATACCGCCGATAGAGAGTTTCGTACCTTTGATTTCAATAATATCATATTGATGCCACCAATAAAGCGGGCGGTTTGCTCCGGCAAATTTTATTTCCCACCGGAGGCTGTCTATAACTATTAGGCAAACGTCCATTCCGTCTTTGGATTGGCTGGCGGCATTATCTCGGCGGAGTGCTTCTTTTACTCCTCTATCTAACTCAGAGAGTATTTTTGCCGGTTCGGTAATACCTCTTTCTTTTACAATCTGATTTAGTAATGAATAACCGATTAAGCTCATAAACGCCCCGGGTACGCCATGGCCGGTACAATCTACAACCGCTAAAAATGTTTTATTTTCTTGTTGGGTAAACCAATAAAAGTCTCCGCTTACAATATCTTTGGGGCGGTAAAATATAAAGTATTGGTTTAGGCCATGGTCTAACAGTCTGGAATCCGGCAAAATAGACTCTTGTATTCGTTTTGCATACTCGATACTTTCGGTGATGTCTTTATTTTTCTCCTCAATTTGTGCTTTTTGTATTAAAACTTCTAAGTTGATTTGCTCTAATTTTTGATTTTGGGCTATAATTCGTTGTTCATATAGCTTCATTTCGGTGATGTCGTGTGCAACGATTAAGACAGTTTCAATAACGTTATCTAAGTTAAATTCTGGGATCACTTCGAGTTGCATTATCCGGTCTCCTATATTGGAGGGAAATACTATTTCGATGCGGTCTTTTTCTCTACTTTTTTGAACGTCGTTGATGATTTTTTCAAATGCATCAATTACTGGGAATGAAAATCCCACGTTGTGGAGTGTGTTTTTGATGAAATAATCCGGTTCTTGAGCGGTATATTTTTCGATAGAAGGGTTTACGTATAAGAATCGAAAATGAATATCTAATCGGATGATAAGGTCTGGTGAGTTTTCGGATAGCGATTGGAATTGGAGTTTACGTCTGGCATTGAGGTCTGCCCGCCTACGCTCTGTAACATCACGTGTGTTGGTAACGATGCCTTCAATACTGGGGTCATGGAGTAGATTTTTGCCTACTGTTTCCAACCATGTTAATGAGCCATTTTTTTTGCGATAACGAAATTCTATGGTTGTGGGGTTAGCTGGGTCAGAGAGTAGCTTCTGAAACATTCCTTTGAGCTTTGGAATATCTTCATGATATACGTTTCTGAATTCTGTTTCGCCAAGGAGTTCATAGGGTTGGTAGCCTAATATGGCTTCTATGGACGGGCTTTCATATAAAACTTTGCCTTCTTTATTAAAGATAGTGATTACTTCGGAGGCATTTTCAAGCAGTCTTTGGATTTTTTCTTCACTTTTGGCAAGGTCTGAGGCTGTTTGGTTCAGCCTATCCATTTGTGCCGCCAACTTAGTGTTGCTTTCGGTTAATTCTAATTGAGTGGCAAGCATTATTTTTGCATTTTTCTCTAACTCTTCTGTTTTTAGGCTAAGCTGCTTGCTGAGATCTTGGGATTGATTGAGTAATTTTAAGGTATTGTCGTTGGTTTTCGTAGTAGAAATCACCAAAGCCACAGATTCCCCTACTTTTTTGATAAAGTCAATTTCATCTTCTTTGAATAGGTCAAAAGAGATGAGTTCAATAACTCCTTGTAGGTTATCATTAGAAACGAGCGGTACTAAGAGCAATGTATTCGGGGTAGCTTCGTTCAGGCCGGTAGATAACGTTGCATAATTTTCGGGAATTTTGGTGAGATAGATAATTTCAAGTTCGCGGGCGCACTGCCCTACCAGGCCTGCACCAATCGGAAAAGAACGTTGAGTCAGTTTGTTTCTATCTCCGGCAAAGCTGCTCACCATATTCAGGGTTGGCTCGTTTGGGTTATCAGATTCAACCAAAAATATAGCTCCTTGGCTGGTATTTAAGTATCGAGCTAAATTAGAAATGACCTCATCACATAATGAATTAAGGTCAATTCTTTGGCGTAATATTTCTGCAAATTTAGCATAACCTACGTTGTACCAATTTCTTCTTTCCTCTCGCTGTTGAATCTGGAGTAGTCGCTGGCGCATATTGATAAGTGCTATTCCCAGCGTATCTTCGTCGCCTAAGCGATTAAATCCTGCACCGAAATTCCCCTGCCCAATTTTGATAGCGAAGTCTGTGTAGCGTTTTAGGTTGTCAGTAACTAAGTTTATAGAAACAGCAATTTCTCCCAACTCACCGTCCCCTATCTGGAGCTGGATGTTTGGAATATCCCCTAAAGCCATCTGAGCAAGTTGGTCACGTATTTCAAAAACAGGAGCTATAAATATCCGTATTAAGTAAAAACCAAGCCCTAACATCGTTAGGGCAATCAGAACTACTCCTATAAAAATCAACTCATTGAAATAAAATGAATTAAATCTAAATTCATCGAACTTATCTTTAACTTCTGTATCTGACTTGGCCAAGCTGGCTTGGGTAATTCTTCTGATTTCTTCTACTATCGGGATAATTTTTTCATACAAAATTTGAATACTTTGGTTAAAAGCTGTTGAATCTTTAAAGGATTCTGTACCGGATAAGCGATTTTGAATGTGGTGAAAGTTAGTTTCAAACTGAGTAAGGCGTTTGGAAAGTAACTTTAGTTCTGATTTCTGTAATGGATCTTTGGTTATTTGTTCTAAATCATTTAATTGAACTCTAATTGTGGAAAATGCTGGTGATAATTTTAATTTTTGGGTTTGGTATGTATCACTATCTTTTAAAATCATCCAGCTATTAATATCATTGATAGCAGACTCAATTAGGGTTTTGGTCTGTATCATTAAATTTTTGGTTTTTAGCTCTTGTTGCTCTATTAGCAAGAGATTAGACGTGTTTTGGTTAAAGAAATACAGCCCTATAACAGAAAGCATCGCAAAGAAAAACATAATCAATGCTAAGCTTACATACAATTTGTAGGTTAATGAGAGCGATTTCAGCATCAGTGTAGTCGTTTCAGGAGTTCTATGATTTCTGCTGTTTTGAGCACATGGTCAATCTCGGTAGCTTGTAAGGCAGCTTTAGGCATAGTAGGCATAGCGCAGTCGCTGGGATCTTGCACAATCGTTAGCCCCCCCCTCCTTTTAATGGTAGCCATCCCTTCTGCTCCATCTTTATTAGCTCCAGAAAGTAAAATAGCCAAAGAATCCTTTCCATAGACATCAGCTACTGATTCAAATAAAACATCAATAGACGGGCGAGAAAATTGCACCAATTCGGTAGTAGATAGGGAGCAATTTCCCGGAAAATCTACTAATAAATGATAATTTGCCGGTGCGAGATAAGCAATACCCGGTCGAATTATCTCTTTATCATAGGGTTCTACTACCTCCATAGATGCTTTTAACATTAAAGCCTCCTGAAATCCCTCTCTTTTATCTTTTAGTCGGTGAAGTCCCATCAAAATTGGCAAGCGATAATTAGTAGGTAATTGCTGCAAGATAGCATTAATTATCGAAAAACTTCCTGCTGAGCCGCCAATCGCAATGATACGATACCGAAACTTGTTCAATACCGGCAACATCAGGTTAAGGTCTTACTTTGCGATAAATCTTCTCTATATCATTTATTACCTCATATTTATCAGCAATTTTACACCAAATCATGGATTCTTTAGAGCCTAATGCCAATAAACCACTGGGAAATAAACTATGATGCAGCAATTCAAATACTCTATTTTGTAATACCTGATTAAAATAAATCAATACATTTCTACATAAAATTAAGTCAAATTTATAAAAATGGCTATCTACCGCTAAATCATGATGTTTAAATTTCACCTGCTTAATTAGCTCAGGGTTAAATTGCACTTCTGTATCTACAATCTGGTAGTAGTCGGATAGTCTTTTGGTGGGCTGGGTTGCTAAATAATTAGATTCTGCCAATGCTAACGACCTAATAGAAATTTTTGCGCTGGATGCCTTTCTCAAAACATTTTGGTTTATGTCTGTAGCATATACTTTTGCTTGTTGCAAAATCCCCAATTCTTTCATTAATATTGCTAAAGATAGCACTTCTTCGCCTGTAGAGCAAGCTGCATGCCATACATTAAAACTTGGTTTTTGTGCTAATTCCGGCAATATCTGGGTACGAAGTACCCGAAAAAAACTCGGATCTCTAAACATTTCGGTTGTGTTTACCGTAATATCCATCACAAATTGCTCGAAAAAATGTGCATCATGGATAACCTTTTGAAGTAACGCATCAAATGATTTGATATGATACTTTTTAATTACAGAAAGAATTCTTCGCTTGAATGAAGAAAGTGCATAGTTCTCAAAGTCAAATCCGTACTTCGTATGGATAACGTCCGTTAAACGTTTAATATCAGAGAGTTCAAAATCAAAATCTGGTTCGTTTGGCTTAACAAGCATGGATACTGATGGCAAATATATTTCTAACAATTTTGGTGGCTAAAAGATTATTATTCTTTTAAAATTTAATGACAAAATTACTGCGAGTTGGCAAACTTACAAGTTCTAAAAGCCAAAAATAACAATTTAATATAAACTACTATAAAAGCGTATAACAGAAGTTTATGGGTATTAAATTTACGATTTTTTAATTACTTGAAAGGCGTAATTTTATGATTTTGAACCAAGTATTCTTGGCAGCAGCCAAAATTACAAAATAAAATAAACATTTGGCTAAGTTATTTTTTTGTGTAGTTTTGCTTTGTTAATTATTGTAAATTTTACATGAAAGTATTTATTGTAAGCATTTTATGCACCTTTGGAATAGTTTCCCTACTACAAGCACAGTGCCCATCTTGCCCCGAAATCGGCAAGAAAGCAGATTTCTGTTTTGACCATAAATCTTTTCCGTCTAAATGCGCCCAGTTCGTTGATAAAGATTCTGATGTTTACTTTTTTTCCAAACAAGGAGCAAAGGTTCAGAAATTAACTATTCCTGCCAAAACAGATGCAGCGGGGATGTTAGCTGTTGTGAAACAAACTAAGAATAAAATATCTGCCGAAGATATTGTCTTTTTGCACGAAGCTTTTAATGCTTGGTACACCGCCCAAAAGAACCTAGGCTACACCGTAACAACGTCCGGATTGGGTTACAAAATCGCCCAACTTGGGCAAGGCAAAAAACCAGAAGCCGGCAAAAAAGTAAGCGTTCACTATAAAGGTTACTTAGAAAATGGAACCGTTTTTGACAGTTCCTTTGAACGTAACCAGCCTATTGACTTTACATTAGGCGCAGGTCAAGTTATAAAAGGTTGGGACGAAGGTATTCAACTTTTCCCCGTAGGCTCAAAAGGAACACTCCGAATCCCCGCCGAATTAGGCTATGGAAAAAGAGGTGCCGGAAACATGATACCGCCAGACGCAACCTTATTTTTTGACATCGAAGTTATCCATGCTGATTAAATAAATTATGTCTATTATTGAATCCAAAACCGGAAAAGTAATCGTTGAGCGGGTTAGCGAATCCCGCATCAAAGAAGTAGATACTAAAAATGTCTCTTTTGGGAAGCATTTTAGCGATCATATTGCTTGCATAGATTACGCCGAAGGTGCTTGGCACCGCCCACGTATCCAGCCTTATGGCTATATCCCCACATCACCCGCAATTTCAGCAATTCATTATGGCCAAGCTATCTTTGAAGGAATGAAAGCCTATCGAAACAAAGACGGTAAAGTAGTTCTATTCAGACCCTTAGACAATCATAAACGGTTAAATATCTCCGCTTCACGCCTGTGTATGCCGGAAATTCCACAAGACCTCTTTATGGATATGCTGGTTGAACTGATGAAAATTGACAACGAATGGGTACTACCCGGAGAGCAAAACTCCCTGTATATCAGGCCAGTCTATTTTGCTACCGATGAATTTATCGGCGTAAGAGAATCCCTCACCTACCGCCTAATTATTCTTACTTGCCCGGTGAGCATTTACTACACTGACCCAATCAAGGTTATGGTTGCTAATAACTTTGTACGTGCTTATCAAGGAGGCGTAGGCTTTGCCAAAGTAGCCGGAAATTACGCAAACTCTTTGTTAGCTACCCGCGAAGCCAAAGCACTTGGCTACACAAACGTACTTTGGATGGACGCAGAAACCCGAAAGAACATCGAAGAATCCGGAACCATGAACGTATTCTTTGTCATTGACGGAAAGGTAGTTACACCAAGGCTTACCGGAACAATACTTGCCGGAATCACCAGAGACAGCGTGATTACTTTACTAAAAGATGCCAATATTCCGGTAGAAGAACGTGATATTTCTATTGATGAAATCGCCCAAACCTATAAAGACGGAAAACTTCAAGAAGTATTTGGTACCGGAACCGCCGTAGGTATTGCACCCATTATTGCAATCGGGCATGAAGGAAAAGACATGAATCTACCCCCAATGGATTCTTGGAAAATAGCCCCAACTCTGATGAAACAACTAAAAGACATTCGTTTTGGAAACATACCCGATAAATTTTCATGGATTTATCCGGTTGAATAAATTTTAAAAGTATATTTATATTATTATCAAAAAAATCATGTCAGGAAAAAAAACATTAGCCATTATCAAGCCGGATGCCGTTCAGAATGGACATATCGGAAAAATTATTGATCATTTACTCGCTAAGGGGATAAAAATCAATGCGATGAGATTAATGCATTTATCAACAGCGCAAGCTGCTGCCTTTTATGCTGTTCATCGCGAGCGTCCTTTTTTCAACGATTTAGTTGTCTATATGACCAGTGGGCCTTGCATTCCAATGGCCTTAGAGTTAGATAATGCCGTACTCGCTTTCCGCGAAATCATCGGTGCTACAAATCCAGAACAAGCCGCAAACGGCACAATCCGAAAACTCTATGGCCAATCCCTCGAAAAAAATGCTATACACGGTTCTGATTCTGACGAAAACGCTGCCAGAGAAATTAACTTCTTTTTCTCCGGAATAGACCATGTGTAAATTAATACTCAACTTTTTACCTACATCTTAATATCACAATAGTTCCAACAACTCAATAGAATTTCTTTTTATCATGAATAACCCGATTCAAATAATGTATGATGAGCATGACATCATCCTACAATCCTATGAAATCATCCAAAACATTGATAATACTTGGGAAAAAGATCCCGAAAAATATAAATCTGTAGTTACCCAATTACTCACTTTTTTCCGTGAATATGCAGACGGATACCATCACAACAAAGAGGAAACCGTCTTATTTCCAACTATTTATGAGCATCCTGACTTTACCTTGCATGGTATCATTGATGAATTTAATCAGCACCATGAAGATTTTCGGGAATACTCAGCAGAAATCACAGATTCCTTAGCAACCGGAGACTATCCCAGATCTTATAAAGTTTTACGAAAGTATATCAGCGAGCTACGCGACCATATCTCCGCCGAAGGAGATGAACTTTTTGTGTTGGCCGAAAACCTATTAGCTCCTGACGAATTAGAAACTATCTACTTTAAGTTTCAGGATATTGACAGGGATCTGGGAGAAGCCCGAAAACAAGAACTGGCACAAATGTTGAAAGATTTGTATTAAAACCTTATTCTTAAATCTATGAAAATACAATATCTAAAAATAATCACCTGCTGGTTAATGCTGGTGGTTATTTCTCGGGAATCTTATGCTCAGGTCGGTAATATTGAAAACTTAGGCTCGAATGTAAATTCTGCAGACGGAGATAACGGCCCCGTTATCTCCCCAGACGGAAAAGACTTATACTTTTGGAGCACCCGCTCAGGTAGCTATTCCTATGTTTCTCATTTTGTTGATGGAAAATGGACTCCAGCACAAGGTATTGACGATATCATCAAGCTAAAAAACAGGCCGGTAGTCGGTGCTATTTCACCAACCGGAAACGCCCTATTTGTAGCCAACGAATTTTCTGTAAACAGTAACATGAGTATTTCGGTTTATGAAGTAAGTAAATCTATCTCCGGATGGAATGACCCTAAAGAATTAGAAATCAAAAATTTACATAACTATTTTACAAACCAGAGTTCCAAGAAAATCTGTTTAAATCCCAATGGGCAAGTTATGTTTTTTGCATTTTATCCCAAAGGCTCTACCAGTGGTAAAACTGACCTTTTTGTTAGTTTTAGAGAGCCTTCCGGCAGTTGGACAGAGCCGGCAGCACTCCCCTCAAATGTAAATACCGCAACAATGGACGAAATGACTCCTTATTTAGCCGCTGACGGGAAAACATTATATTTTTCCAGAAACACAGAAAGTAATAGTCAGGATTATGATGTTTATTATTGTACCCGTTTAGATGATAGCTATCAAAAGTGGTCTAACCCCAAACGTTTGGAAAGCGAAGTAAATGACGAACGCTGGAATGTGGGCTTCACAATTGATGCTTTAGGAGAATTTGCCTATATAGCTTCCTCCAAAAATCCCTTAAAAGGTTCTTTTACTGATATTATCAGAGTACGCCTCAAAGAATCCGAAAGACCTAACCCCGTTGTGCTGGTTTATGGAAAAGTATTAAACGCCAAAACGAAAGAACCCATAGAAGAATCTTCTATCATTTACCACAATCTAAACACCAAACAACTTGCTGGCTGGGTAACCTCTGAGCCTAAAACCGGTAATTACAAAATAGTGCTCCCTTTTGGGGATTCCTATAGCTTTGAAGCTAAATCCAAAGGATTTATATCTCAATCAGATAATTTAGAACTAACATCAACAGATAAAAAAACAATTTATCGGGAAATAAACCGTGATTTGTATCTATATCCGATTGAAATTGGAACTAAGGTTGTATTAAACAACATATTTTTTGACTTTGGAAAGGCTACCCTTCGTTCGGAATCTAACTTAGAGTTGGACAAATTAGCCAATTATCTAAAAGAAAGCCCATCAATGGAAATCGAAATTTCCGGCCATACAGATAACGTTGGAACAGATGAAGCTAACTTAAAACTTTCTCAAGAAAGAGCAAATGCAGTTGTTAAGTACTTATCAGAACAAGGTATTGGTACAACCCAAATAAAAGCCAAAGGATATGGCAAAAGTAAGCCGATTGCGCCTAATGACACTGACGAAAATCGGCAGAAAAACCGAAGAGTTGAATTTACCATTCTAAAAAAATAAGAAATTCAGGTAAATTTAACTGCGGCTTTTTTAGCAATTCTACTTAGCTTCAGCAAGAAACCCGTACAAATAAGTTGTGGTTCAGAAAAAGAGAGAAACCTCTGAGCCACAGCTTTAAAAAACTAATAGTTTTTTAAAATACTTTTGATAATCGAATCTTTTTGTGTAGGTGTTCGATTGTAGTTATATTGATACAATGCGCCTTCCCAATCACCATAATTTGCATTCGGCAAGATGATGAATTTTTTTCCAAAATCATCTGCTAAACGTCCTACGTTTTGTGCCCGTTCAACGGTTATTTTACGGTCAAATAAATCACTAAAATCCGTAAGATTATCGCCGATGAGTAAAACGATATTGTATATTGCTGCTAATTGCTGCCGCCTTGATTCCTTACTTGATTCTGTTGTTTTTAGAATTAGGTGTTTGTTATCTGCATAAGGAAAGTCAAATTTTTTAAGGTTTTCTAATGTTCCGGTGCGCTCTTTTTCGTCTCTATTACTGAGATAAAAAACTTCTACATTTTTTGAGGCAGCATATTTAAAGAAAGTTAGCGCACCTGCAAGTGTGTCGGCAGCAGCTTGTGAAGTCCAATTAATCCAAGAAGTTGGCTCATAAGTTTTTCCCAATAGTGCCCGATGAACGGAATAAGGGGAATTATCCAAAACAGTTTCATCAATATCTGTGATTATAGCTTTGGGCCGTGTGTCGGTTGGGTTTTCAGTTGCTTGGTCTAAGCGTAATGCTGCAATGTTATATGCTTGAATACACAATGCTTTGTATTCTGCAGCTTGTTGCTGAAAAGCAGAAGTAAAAAGTCGCCCGCCGGCAGTTAAATCATTAGCTCCGGTTGTTACATTGTTTAGGTTTTTCTGTGTAGCACAAGAGCAAAGTGTTACTACAATGAGTAGGTATTTTTTTATCATAGAAAATTATTGATTCCAAGTAATTTCTTTAACAAATGGTTCTTTTTCGAACTCACTTATAATATTGTCAAATGTTGATTTATCAACGTGGTCAAACTGAATTAGATAAGTAAATTTTTCTTTACTTTTAGTCATTGTATAGCTATTGATTTTTAAGTCTTTTTGGTTTGATAAGGTTTGTAATAGGTTTGAGCAATCGGCATTAGCGTCAGTAACGATTTTTAGGCTTTGGTGGGTAAATTTTGCGGCAAGCATTTTTTCAAGTGGTTGTAATGCCCATAAGATAATTAAAGCGATGAAGGTAGTTGCACCTGCGGCAAAGTACAATCCGCCACCTGTTGCAAGCCCTATTGCGGCAACTGTCCACAACCCCGCTGCTGTTGTTAAGCCCCGAACAGTTCCTTGTTTCAAAAACAAAATAGATCCTGCTCCTATAAATCCTATTCCGCTAATCACTTGCGCTGCTATTCTTGAAGGGTCAAGATTTATGTGGTTAGTTTCTAATACATCATAAAACCCAAAGGCCGAAACTATCATCACTAAACAAGAGCCAACACAAACCAGCATGTGTGTTCTTAGGCCGGCTGCCCAATTTTTTCGCTCCCTTTCTAAGCCAATTAAAGCCCCTAAAAAAGCCGCTAATGATAAACGAATTAATGTTTCATTCCAAGCAATCATTTCTGAATTCAGTTACAATTTATTAAAGAATGACGAAACAGCTATAAACGATGATTTTTAGATTATAGATGAAGTTATGTGTTTTTTTGCAATGATGTTTTTAACGAAAAACAGGTCTTTTATGTATTCTGAATTATTAACGAAGTTTTTTGTTAATGGATTTTAGAGGCATATTCTTTGGCAAAGTAGGTGATTATGATGTCTGCTCCTGCTCTGCGGATGCTTAGTAAAACTTCTACCATAGCTTTATCGTTATCGAGCCAGCCTTTTTTGGCTGCGGCTTTTATCATGGCGTATTCGCCGCTTACGTTGTAGGCAACTATCGGTATGTTAAAGTTTTCTTTAAAATCTCTGATAACGTCTAAGTAAGCGAGGGCAGGTTTTACCATTAGAAAGTCAGCACCTTCCTGAAAGTCGAGGTTTCCTTCTATTAAGGCTTCGCGGCGGTTCGCCGGATTCATTTGGTATGTTTTTTTGTTTCCTTTTTTAGGTGCAGAATCGAGGGCATCCCGAAAGGGGCCATAGAAAGCGCTGGCATATTTTGCGGTGTAAGCCATAATACCGGTTTTATGAAACCCTTGCTTATCAAGTTCTTTTCGGATATAGCCAATTCTTCCGTCCATCATATCCGAAGGGCCAATTATATCAGCACCGGCTTGGGCTTGTGCCACAGCCATGTTGGCTAAAATCGGTAAGGTTTTGTCATTCACAATTTCATCTTCTTCAACCAAGCCGTCATGCCCGTCAGAGCTATAAGGGTCCATTGCCACATCTGTGATAATACATAGTTCAGGGAAATACTGTTTGATTTTTCGGATAGATTCTAA belongs to Bacteroidia bacterium and includes:
- a CDS encoding PAS domain S-box protein encodes the protein MLKSLSLTYKLYVSLALIMFFFAMLSVIGLYFFNQNTSNLLLIEQQELKTKNLMIQTKTLIESAINDINSWMILKDSDTYQTQKLKLSPAFSTIRVQLNDLEQITKDPLQKSELKLLSKRLTQFETNFHHIQNRLSGTESFKDSTAFNQSIQILYEKIIPIVEEIRRITQASLAKSDTEVKDKFDEFRFNSFYFNELIFIGVVLIALTMLGLGFYLIRIFIAPVFEIRDQLAQMALGDIPNIQLQIGDGELGEIAVSINLVTDNLKRYTDFAIKIGQGNFGAGFNRLGDEDTLGIALINMRQRLLQIQQREERRNWYNVGYAKFAEILRQRIDLNSLCDEVISNLARYLNTSQGAIFLVESDNPNEPTLNMVSSFAGDRNKLTQRSFPIGAGLVGQCARELEIIYLTKIPENYATLSTGLNEATPNTLLLVPLVSNDNLQGVIELISFDLFKEDEIDFIKKVGESVALVISTTKTNDNTLKLLNQSQDLSKQLSLKTEELEKNAKIMLATQLELTESNTKLAAQMDRLNQTASDLAKSEEKIQRLLENASEVITIFNKEGKVLYESPSIEAILGYQPYELLGETEFRNVYHEDIPKLKGMFQKLLSDPANPTTIEFRYRKKNGSLTWLETVGKNLLHDPSIEGIVTNTRDVTERRRADLNARRKLQFQSLSENSPDLIIRLDIHFRFLYVNPSIEKYTAQEPDYFIKNTLHNVGFSFPVIDAFEKIINDVQKSREKDRIEIVFPSNIGDRIMQLEVIPEFNLDNVIETVLIVAHDITEMKLYEQRIIAQNQKLEQINLEVLIQKAQIEEKNKDITESIEYAKRIQESILPDSRLLDHGLNQYFIFYRPKDIVSGDFYWFTQQENKTFLAVVDCTGHGVPGAFMSLIGYSLLNQIVKERGITEPAKILSELDRGVKEALRRDNAASQSKDGMDVCLIVIDSLRWEIKFAGANRPLYWWHQYDIIEIKGTKLSIGGIESEGIRTFEQHLLNIEKGDCMYLFSDGYVDQFGGPRNKKLTSKRFREIIIRNQHKSIAEQNRLFEKAFEEWKGDNNQVDDVALIGVRF
- a CDS encoding chemotaxis protein CheB; the protein is MLPVLNKFRYRIIAIGGSAGSFSIINAILQQLPTNYRLPILMGLHRLKDKREGFQEALMLKASMEVVEPYDKEIIRPGIAYLAPANYHLLVDFPGNCSLSTTELVQFSRPSIDVLFESVADVYGKDSLAILLSGANKDGAEGMATIKRRGGLTIVQDPSDCAMPTMPKAALQATEIDHVLKTAEIIELLKRLH
- a CDS encoding protein-glutamate O-methyltransferase CheR, with the protein product MLVKPNEPDFDFELSDIKRLTDVIHTKYGFDFENYALSSFKRRILSVIKKYHIKSFDALLQKVIHDAHFFEQFVMDITVNTTEMFRDPSFFRVLRTQILPELAQKPSFNVWHAACSTGEEVLSLAILMKELGILQQAKVYATDINQNVLRKASSAKISIRSLALAESNYLATQPTKRLSDYYQIVDTEVQFNPELIKQVKFKHHDLAVDSHFYKFDLILCRNVLIYFNQVLQNRVFELLHHSLFPSGLLALGSKESMIWCKIADKYEVINDIEKIYRKVRP
- a CDS encoding branched-chain amino acid aminotransferase, producing the protein MSIIESKTGKVIVERVSESRIKEVDTKNVSFGKHFSDHIACIDYAEGAWHRPRIQPYGYIPTSPAISAIHYGQAIFEGMKAYRNKDGKVVLFRPLDNHKRLNISASRLCMPEIPQDLFMDMLVELMKIDNEWVLPGEQNSLYIRPVYFATDEFIGVRESLTYRLIILTCPVSIYYTDPIKVMVANNFVRAYQGGVGFAKVAGNYANSLLATREAKALGYTNVLWMDAETRKNIEESGTMNVFFVIDGKVVTPRLTGTILAGITRDSVITLLKDANIPVEERDISIDEIAQTYKDGKLQEVFGTGTAVGIAPIIAIGHEGKDMNLPPMDSWKIAPTLMKQLKDIRFGNIPDKFSWIYPVE
- the ndk gene encoding nucleoside-diphosphate kinase; the encoded protein is MSGKKTLAIIKPDAVQNGHIGKIIDHLLAKGIKINAMRLMHLSTAQAAAFYAVHRERPFFNDLVVYMTSGPCIPMALELDNAVLAFREIIGATNPEQAANGTIRKLYGQSLEKNAIHGSDSDENAAREINFFFSGIDHV
- a CDS encoding hemerythrin domain-containing protein yields the protein MNNPIQIMYDEHDIILQSYEIIQNIDNTWEKDPEKYKSVVTQLLTFFREYADGYHHNKEETVLFPTIYEHPDFTLHGIIDEFNQHHEDFREYSAEITDSLATGDYPRSYKVLRKYISELRDHISAEGDELFVLAENLLAPDELETIYFKFQDIDRDLGEARKQELAQMLKDLY